AGAGAGTAGAAGAAAAATGGATGGTTTCAAGTGGAACTATTTTTTATTGCAACTTAGCTTTATTGGTTGGGGAATTCTCTGTTTATTTACGTTAGGAATAGGGTATTTGTGGTTAGTACCGTATATCTCAACAGCAAAGGCTACGTTTTATAATCAAGTGATTTATAATCGAGAAGCCAATACAAATGATAAAGAGAGTATTATAAAATAGTTAGGCGAAATTCAAAATTCTTCTTAAAAAGAATGAAAAGGATAACAACGATGTTTGATGAAATTGATCTATAAGATTTTGCTTCTGCATCGCATGTCGATAATCTGAAAAACGCCCGTTCATTAATTCGAACAGGCGTTTTTTGTGAGTGGATGATAAATTGTTTTGCTAAATAATAAGTCATTAAATTTTGATATGTAAGTTAGTATTATTTGTAGAAGATGAATTTAGAGAATTCTTCTAACTCTAAAGAATTCATTGAACAAAACGGCCGATTGGGTAAATGGTAATCCTAATTGCCATGATCCAATCCCTCTTAATCGTTGGTCTACAATGAGTTTTAGTTTTTGAGAGAGTGCTCGGGCGTCTTCAAACCAAACGACATGTCTTCTACCTGCTTCATCGTAATAATAGAAGAAAGGTTGTTGATATTCGGTAGAATACTGAATGGGCACATTATGGCTCATCGCTGTTTTATAAGCATCTGCTACCGAAATTGCTTTTGCACTTACTGCATTACCACTATCCGACAGTGTCCAATCATAGCCATAACGGGGAACACCAAGCAATATTTTATTTCTTCCCATTTTTTGAATAGCATAATTGACCGTTTTTCGAACATCACCAATTGGTGCAACTGGACCGGGTTCACTCCCAAGTTCATGCCAGTCGTAGGCCATGAGGAAAACGAAATCAACTGCTGCACCGATTCCGCCATAATCGTAGCCAGCATTGTATGGAGGATTATTATCACCTGTTTTGTATGGGACTGCTACTGAAGTAGATAATCCTTCTGGTCTTAAACGATTACTCAGTGCTTTCAAGAAGGTTGTAAAATTATCCCTTTGTTCTACAGGTACTAATTCAAAGTCAATGTTAACGCCTGCATAGTTTTTGCTTTTTACCAAATTATAGATATTATCGATTAAACGTTGTCTTAGTGCTGGGGAAGATAAGACTTGCTTCACAATTTGAGAACTGAAACCACTAGCAGTTAAATTAGTAATAACAGCAATCGGTGCCACAAAATATTGTCTAGACATTCGAACAATTTGCTGATCGTCCAATTCACTTAAACTTCCATCAGCGCTAATATGATGTTCGAAAATTCCGTAATAAGTATTGTAAGGCGCGTATGTTTGTACGAGAAGTTGGTTGTTTTCTGGGGTAGTAACCGTGATATATCCAAAACTATAGGCACTATATTTTCGACGGGGCGGTAGATACAGCCGCATTCCAACAGTCAAATTACTAGAGTGGAGACCGTTATATGCTTGAATCGTTTGAACAGGAACCATAGCCATTTGAGAAATTGAAAATAATGAATCACCAGGTTGGACGATATATTGATCAGTAGGAATCAGTAAATCTTGACCAGGGACAATCGAGTCAGATGATAAACCATTCATGATTCTGATACTATCCATTGTCACCCGAAACTTATTGGCAATCGAAAAGATTGAATCCCCATACTTTACAACGTAAATAAACAAAGAACCGCCACCTTCAAATTAGTCGTCAATAGTAGGATATGCTACGACTTTGAAATTGATATTTAATTGAAACAATTTCATAGATCTATTTTGTGCTTTTATAAACTGTAGCATTAAATCGGGTTTTTTATTTTGTGATTTATAGTAGTCTTGAAGACTTAAGTTGTCTGTTTCGTGGAAACATTTTTTTAGTGGATAAGATTAAAAATAAGCGAATAAAGCTACTTAAAATTTGAATACGTTTATTTATTTGATAAAATTTCAAGTTAAACAAATTTACAATATGACACTAAAAGGTGTTATAATAGATGTAACACTAAAAGGTGTTATTTTAAATTGGAGGTTTTCAAACGAATGACAAATACATTACCAGAAATTAAAAAAACAATTGTTTTGAACGCATCTATTGAAAAAGTATGGAATGCT
This window of the Rummeliibacillus pycnus genome carries:
- a CDS encoding glycosyl hydrolase family 18 protein, producing the protein MFIYVVKYGDSIFSIANKFRVTMDSIRIMNGLSSDSIVPGQDLLIPTDQYIVQPGDSLFSISQMAMVPVQTIQAYNGLHSSNLTVGMRLYLPPRRKYSAYSFGYITVTTPENNQLLVQTYAPYNTYYGIFEHHISADGSLSELDDQQIVRMSRQYFVAPIAVITNLTASGFSSQIVKQVLSSPALRQRLIDNIYNLVKSKNYAGVNIDFELVPVEQRDNFTTFLKALSNRLRPEGLSTSVAVPYKTGDNNPPYNAGYDYGGIGAAVDFVFLMAYDWHELGSEPGPVAPIGDVRKTVNYAIQKMGRNKILLGVPRYGYDWTLSDSGNAVSAKAISVADAYKTAMSHNVPIQYSTEYQQPFFYYYDEAGRRHVVWFEDARALSQKLKLIVDQRLRGIGSWQLGLPFTQSAVLFNEFFRVRRIL